In Methanococcoides sp. AM1, one genomic interval encodes:
- a CDS encoding response regulator, with product MEQILVVEDNPMNMELTVILLESWGYKVGQAEDGAQALNEVKEGNYNLILLDMQLPRMDGLEVLEHLKNDLETAGIPVVALTAHSMTGDGSKFLNAGCTGYISKPINVPEFRDQIAAYLKGSA from the coding sequence ATGGAGCAAATTTTGGTTGTGGAAGATAATCCCATGAATATGGAACTAACTGTGATTCTGCTGGAGTCATGGGGCTATAAGGTTGGGCAGGCAGAAGATGGTGCGCAAGCTCTTAATGAAGTTAAAGAGGGCAATTATAACCTTATTTTGCTGGATATGCAGCTTCCTCGCATGGATGGGCTTGAGGTACTTGAGCATCTTAAGAATGATTTGGAAACTGCGGGCATACCTGTGGTAGCCCTTACAGCCCATTCAATGACTGGGGATGGAAGCAAGTTCCTGAATGCCGGATGTACGGGGTACATTTCTAAACCCATTAATGTTCCTGAATTCAGGGACCAGATAGCTGCATACCTGAAAGGGTCTGCTTAA
- a CDS encoding response regulator, which produces MNDSSVPKILVVDDEPLNVELMDVYLSGDYHVIPAYSGAECLEKVRAGGIDLILLDVMMPELSGFEVCRILKEDPLYQFLPVIMVTALSGKDDKIKSIESGADDFLSKPVDRLELETRVRSLLKIRQLHTSLIAQRDQAQNYLDVAGVILLALDKDQNISLVNRKGCEILGRNEDEILGKNWFDSFMLPENVEYSKKIFSSLLNGEVSEFEYAENSIITAEGEERLIRWHNSILTDETGNVSGILSSGEDITESTKAEAALKEYAKELEHSNELKDLFIDIIRHDMMNPAGAVKGFTDLLLKRGRLEDGDLRMLQSIKRTNNKLITMIESAATFAKVDSVSEVRLKVMNLGEILGNVIQSLEPQLNENRIELKMFFEGSYPALVNPMIEQVFVNLLSNAIKYSPQDTCITVEIEDVGMGWKVKVIDQGFGIPDEDKKLVFERFKRLDKGNIKGTGLGLAIVRRIVELHGGNVGVADNPNEKGSMFWVTLKKP; this is translated from the coding sequence ATGAATGACAGTTCTGTTCCAAAAATACTGGTCGTCGATGATGAGCCCTTGAATGTGGAGCTAATGGATGTCTATCTCTCCGGTGATTATCATGTGATACCTGCTTATAGTGGAGCAGAATGTCTTGAAAAGGTGAGGGCTGGAGGTATTGATCTTATCCTTCTCGATGTTATGATGCCGGAGCTAAGCGGTTTTGAGGTTTGCAGGATCCTGAAGGAGGATCCTCTTTATCAGTTCCTGCCTGTTATTATGGTAACTGCTCTTTCAGGTAAAGATGATAAGATTAAAAGTATTGAGTCAGGTGCGGACGATTTTCTTTCAAAACCAGTTGATAGGCTTGAGCTTGAAACAAGGGTAAGATCCCTCCTAAAGATCAGACAATTGCATACCAGTCTCATAGCTCAGCGTGACCAGGCACAGAACTATCTTGATGTTGCAGGTGTTATTCTTCTGGCATTGGATAAAGACCAGAATATATCTCTGGTTAACAGGAAAGGTTGCGAGATCCTTGGGAGAAATGAAGATGAGATCCTCGGGAAGAATTGGTTCGATTCATTCATGCTACCTGAGAATGTCGAATACTCCAAAAAGATCTTTTCCAGCTTGCTTAATGGTGAAGTAAGTGAATTTGAATACGCTGAGAATTCCATAATCACTGCTGAAGGTGAAGAACGGTTAATACGCTGGCATAATTCAATTCTTACGGATGAAACTGGTAATGTTTCAGGTATCTTAAGTTCCGGTGAAGATATCACAGAAAGCACAAAAGCAGAAGCTGCATTGAAAGAGTATGCGAAGGAATTGGAGCATTCCAACGAATTGAAGGACCTCTTTATAGACATCATCAGGCACGATATGATGAATCCTGCCGGTGCTGTAAAAGGCTTTACCGATCTCCTCCTTAAGAGGGGTAGGCTTGAAGACGGGGATCTGCGTATGCTTCAATCGATAAAGCGTACGAACAATAAACTGATCACAATGATCGAGAGTGCCGCTACTTTTGCAAAAGTCGATTCTGTTTCTGAAGTAAGGCTCAAGGTCATGAACCTTGGTGAGATCTTGGGCAATGTTATACAATCCCTTGAACCGCAACTGAATGAGAACAGGATCGAGTTGAAGATGTTCTTTGAAGGGTCATATCCTGCACTTGTCAATCCGATGATCGAGCAGGTATTTGTGAATCTTCTTTCAAATGCAATAAAATACAGCCCTCAGGATACCTGTATTACTGTGGAAATTGAAGATGTTGGTATGGGGTGGAAGGTCAAGGTTATAGACCAGGGTTTTGGTATCCCCGATGAGGATAAGAAACTGGTCTTTGAACGTTTTAAGAGACTGGATAAAGGCAATATCAAAGGCACCGGACTAGGTCTTGCTATTGTGAGGAGGATAGTTGAGCTACATGGTGGTAATGTGGGTGTTGCTGATAATCCGAACGAAAAAGGAAGCATGTTCTGGGTTACTTTGAAAAAGCCATGA
- a CDS encoding AAA family ATPase codes for MVRSAQKTTQKRNREETIEPSDSTADIVILKPRGYPLSSMLDEYPEIEDPEVFEHYARKQWNGFVARKGEYLFDHRMYPDFAYKILDVEPPESAIGMETTIVVNEEENIPIIPEFATRITFEEVIGQKTARQKCKLIERFLEEPEKFGKWAPRNVLFFGPSGTGKTMLAKALANKTEVPLLPIKATQLIGEFVGEGARQIHQLYDKAEEMQPCIIFIDELDAIALDRKFQELRGDVAEIVNALLTEMDGIVERNGVCTIGATNRVDSLDSAVRSRFEEEIEFILPDEQDRHTIIEQNISTFPIPARDIDLQKIAKLTAGLSGRDIVEKVLKNALHQAIIDDSEEVGQELFENAISKLVKKEDTGALNRLYI; via the coding sequence ATAGTCAGATCTGCCCAGAAGACAACACAAAAAAGGAATCGGGAAGAGACCATCGAACCATCTGATTCTACTGCAGACATAGTAATACTGAAGCCTCGGGGTTACCCGCTTAGCAGTATGCTCGATGAATATCCCGAAATAGAGGATCCTGAAGTTTTCGAACATTACGCAAGAAAACAGTGGAATGGATTTGTGGCACGTAAAGGAGAATACCTTTTTGATCACAGAATGTACCCTGACTTTGCTTACAAGATACTCGATGTGGAACCACCCGAATCGGCCATCGGAATGGAAACCACCATCGTCGTCAATGAGGAAGAAAATATTCCAATAATACCGGAATTTGCCACCAGGATAACATTTGAAGAGGTTATCGGACAGAAAACCGCCCGCCAGAAATGTAAGCTTATCGAACGTTTCCTAGAAGAACCGGAAAAATTTGGAAAATGGGCACCCCGAAATGTACTGTTCTTTGGCCCATCCGGAACCGGCAAGACAATGCTCGCAAAAGCCCTTGCCAACAAAACAGAAGTACCACTGTTGCCTATAAAAGCTACACAGCTTATTGGGGAATTTGTAGGAGAAGGTGCCCGCCAGATACACCAGCTATATGATAAAGCTGAAGAGATGCAGCCATGCATAATCTTCATTGACGAACTGGATGCTATCGCACTGGACAGGAAATTCCAGGAACTAAGAGGAGATGTTGCAGAGATAGTGAACGCACTTCTTACCGAGATGGATGGAATTGTAGAACGTAATGGAGTCTGCACCATCGGTGCAACTAACCGTGTCGATAGCCTTGATTCTGCAGTAAGGAGCAGATTCGAGGAAGAGATAGAGTTCATATTGCCAGATGAGCAGGACCGACATACTATAATCGAACAGAACATAAGCACATTCCCCATCCCTGCCAGAGACATTGACCTGCAAAAGATCGCAAAGCTTACAGCAGGGCTTTCAGGAAGGGACATTGTGGAAAAAGTTCTCAAGAATGCATTGCACCAGGCGATCATCGATGACAGTGAAGAGGTCGGACAGGAACTTTTTGAGAATGCAATTTCCAAACTGGTAAAAAAAGAAGATACAGGTGCTTTGAATAGACTTTATATATGA